Proteins encoded together in one Campylobacter peloridis LMG 23910 window:
- a CDS encoding sulfite exporter TauE/SafE family protein translates to MNLDLIALASIAFLSSFGHCYGMCGGFVLAYTQLAKQIKLPFFILTFSYHFSRIFAYICLGIFFGFFGSLFSFSEVAKGVLFFIIGIFMIFLGFALIFKGKFLKFFENSYFFDCFIKNSIPKLIQKKSLKTTMILGFLNGFIPCGLVYFYIAFGMSMQNIYMASLIMFIFGVSTLPAMIFFAYFSKTMNDRFKKIASMISYVLIILYGIYFSYIGFSFTR, encoded by the coding sequence GTGAATTTAGATCTAATTGCCTTAGCTAGTATAGCTTTTCTTTCAAGTTTTGGGCATTGTTATGGAATGTGTGGAGGATTTGTTTTAGCTTATACTCAACTTGCAAAACAAATTAAACTCCCGTTTTTTATTTTGACTTTTTCTTATCATTTTTCAAGAATTTTTGCTTATATTTGTTTGGGAATTTTTTTTGGTTTTTTTGGCTCATTATTTTCTTTTAGTGAAGTTGCAAAGGGAGTGTTGTTTTTTATTATTGGTATTTTTATGATATTTTTAGGTTTTGCACTAATTTTTAAAGGAAAATTTTTAAAATTTTTTGAAAATTCTTATTTTTTTGATTGTTTTATAAAAAATAGCATTCCTAAGTTAATCCAAAAAAAATCTTTAAAAACTACTATGATACTTGGTTTTTTAAATGGTTTTATACCTTGTGGCTTGGTATATTTTTATATAGCTTTTGGCATGAGTATGCAAAATATATATATGGCTAGTTTAATTATGTTTATTTTTGGTGTTTCAACTTTACCTGCTATGATTTTTTTCGCATATTTTTCAAAAACCATGAATGACAGATTTAAAAAAATTGCTAGTATGATTTCTTATGTTTTAATTATTTTATATGGTATATATTTTTCTTATATAGGTTTTAGTTTTACTCGTTAA
- the ccoN gene encoding cytochrome-c oxidase, cbb3-type subunit I, with the protein MHPGNALNYDYTVAKYFMFATLLFGVIGMAIGTLIAFQMAYPDLNYLAGEYGTFSRLRPLHTSGVIFGFMLSGIWATWYYIGQRVLKVSMAESGFLMFIGKLHFWLYMVTMILAVISLFAGVSTSKEYAELEWPLDILVVLVWVLWGVSIFGLIGIRREKTLYVSLWYYIATFLGIAMLYLFNNMAVPTYFVSGMGDWWHSVSMYAGTNDALVQWWYGHNAVAFVFTVGIIAQIYYFLPKESGQPIFSYKLSLFAFWGLMFVYLWAGGHHLIYSTVPDWMQTMGSVFSIVLILPSWGSAINILLTMKGEWSQLRESPLIKFMILASTFYMFSTLEGPILSIKSVNALAHFTDWIPGHVHDGTLGWVGFMTMAALYHMVPRMFKRELYSKSLMEAQFWIQTTGIVLYFSSMWIAGITQGMMWRATDEYGNLLYTFIDTVEAIIPYYWIRAVGGLLYLIGFFMFVYNIYKSIAVGRVLDKEPKSASPMAA; encoded by the coding sequence ATGCACCCAGGAAATGCATTAAACTATGACTATACAGTAGCTAAGTATTTCATGTTTGCTACTTTATTGTTTGGTGTTATTGGTATGGCTATTGGAACGCTAATTGCCTTTCAAATGGCTTATCCGGATTTGAATTATCTAGCTGGAGAGTATGGAACTTTTTCAAGACTTAGACCATTACATACTTCAGGTGTAATTTTTGGCTTTATGCTCTCAGGAATTTGGGCTACTTGGTATTATATTGGTCAGCGTGTATTAAAAGTAAGCATGGCTGAATCAGGCTTTTTAATGTTTATTGGAAAATTACATTTTTGGCTTTATATGGTAACAATGATTTTAGCTGTTATATCTTTATTTGCAGGTGTTAGCACTTCTAAAGAGTATGCTGAACTTGAATGGCCGCTTGATATATTGGTAGTTTTAGTTTGGGTTTTATGGGGTGTAAGTATTTTTGGACTTATTGGAATTCGTCGTGAAAAAACTTTATATGTTTCGCTTTGGTATTATATAGCTACTTTCTTAGGTATAGCAATGCTATATTTATTTAATAATATGGCAGTTCCTACTTATTTTGTAAGTGGAATGGGTGATTGGTGGCATAGTGTTTCTATGTATGCAGGAACCAATGATGCTCTTGTTCAATGGTGGTATGGACACAATGCTGTGGCATTTGTTTTTACTGTTGGTATTATTGCTCAAATTTATTATTTCTTACCAAAAGAAAGCGGACAACCAATTTTCTCTTATAAATTATCTTTATTTGCATTTTGGGGCTTAATGTTTGTATATTTATGGGCAGGTGGACACCACTTGATTTATTCAACCGTGCCTGATTGGATGCAAACTATGGGTTCGGTTTTTTCAATCGTTCTTATTTTACCTTCTTGGGGTTCGGCAATTAACATCTTGCTTACTATGAAAGGTGAGTGGAGTCAGTTAAGAGAAAGTCCGTTGATTAAATTTATGATTTTAGCTTCGACTTTTTATATGTTTTCAACTTTAGAAGGACCAATTCTTTCTATTAAATCAGTTAATGCATTAGCACACTTTACAGATTGGATTCCAGGGCATGTGCATGATGGAACACTTGGTTGGGTTGGTTTTATGACTATGGCTGCTCTTTATCACATGGTGCCAAGAATGTTCAAAAGAGAACTTTATAGCAAATCGCTAATGGAAGCGCAGTTTTGGATTCAAACCACAGGTATAGTATTATATTTTAGTTCAATGTGGATAGCAGGTATTACTCAAGGTATGATGTGGAGAGCCACAGATGAGTATGGTAATTTACTTTATACTTTCATTGATACTGTTGAGGCTATTATTCCTTATTATTGGATTAGAGCTGTAGGTGGGTTATTGTATTTAATAGGATTTTTCATGTTTGTTTATAATATCTATAAATCAATCGCAGTGGGTAGAGTGCTTGATAAAGAACCAAAAAGTGCTTCACCTATGGCAGCATAA
- the ccoO gene encoding cytochrome-c oxidase, cbb3-type subunit II codes for MFSWLEKNPFFFAVAVFIVIAYAGIVEVLPDFAQNARPIEGKKPYTVLQLAGRNAYIKESCNACHSQLIRPFKSETDRYGMYSVSGEYAYDRPFLWGSKRTGPDLLRIGNFRTTDWHENHMWDPVSVVPGSIMPAYKHMFSNNANIETAYAEALTVKKVFNVPYDVEGQTKLGTWEEAQAEVKAEAQAIVDQMKNQDVKDAFARGEIREIVALIAYLNSLK; via the coding sequence ATGTTTAGTTGGTTAGAAAAAAATCCATTCTTTTTTGCTGTGGCGGTATTTATTGTGATTGCTTATGCAGGTATTGTAGAAGTTTTACCTGACTTTGCTCAAAATGCAAGACCAATTGAAGGTAAAAAACCTTATACGGTATTGCAACTTGCAGGGCGTAATGCTTATATAAAAGAAAGTTGTAATGCATGCCATTCTCAGCTTATTCGTCCTTTTAAATCAGAAACAGATCGTTATGGAATGTATTCAGTTAGTGGAGAATATGCATATGATAGACCATTTTTATGGGGTTCAAAAAGAACAGGACCTGATTTGTTACGCATAGGTAATTTTAGAACTACTGATTGGCATGAAAATCATATGTGGGATCCAGTTTCAGTTGTTCCTGGCTCTATAATGCCAGCATATAAACATATGTTTAGCAATAACGCAAATATAGAAACAGCTTATGCAGAAGCACTAACTGTGAAAAAAGTTTTTAATGTTCCTTATGATGTTGAAGGGCAAACTAAACTTGGAACTTGGGAAGAAGCTCAAGCAGAAGTTAAAGCAGAAGCTCAAGCTATAGTTGATCAAATGAAAAATCAAGATGTAAAAGATGCGTTTGCTAGAGGTGAAATCAGAGAAATCGTAGCGCTAATAGCGTATCTTAATAGCTTAAAATAG
- a CDS encoding cytochrome c oxidase, cbb3-type, CcoQ subunit, which translates to MDLELIRELQAYGFFALVVFLVVVLYSYWFHLYRSEKTGRRNYEKYADLALHDEISDRVLEQNKRSA; encoded by the coding sequence ATGGACTTAGAACTAATAAGAGAGCTACAAGCTTATGGTTTTTTTGCTCTTGTAGTATTTTTAGTAGTTGTTTTATATTCTTATTGGTTTCATTTATATAGATCTGAAAAGACGGGTAGAAGAAACTATGAAAAATACGCTGATTTAGCTTTGCATGATGAAATCAGCGATCGTGTTTTAGAGCAAAATAAAAGGAGTGCTTAA
- the ccoP gene encoding cytochrome-c oxidase, cbb3-type subunit III, which yields MQWLNLQDNVNLLSFIGAILIILITLVVVGKLFKSMKEEKSEGELSEHNWDGIGEFKNPVPLGWAVVFFLAIVWCIWYFLWGYPLNSYSQIGEYNKEVQAHNEKFAQKFANLSAEDKQEMGKNIFLVQCSSCHGITGDGINGKAQNLNIWGSEEGLIEVITKGSKGLNYPMGEMLGAADNGIDEADIPAIAAYVASEISAIKKTQNPQLVAKGKELFATCAVCHGEDGKGSLDGQLVAPDLTKYGSADFVVDVLNRGKTGSIGVMPHFNNGLLNELQKEAVGEYTISLSRGE from the coding sequence ATGCAGTGGTTGAATTTACAAGATAATGTTAATTTGTTATCTTTTATCGGAGCGATTCTTATCATTTTGATTACTCTTGTTGTGGTAGGAAAATTATTTAAGAGTATGAAGGAAGAAAAAAGCGAAGGTGAGCTTAGTGAGCATAATTGGGATGGCATAGGTGAATTTAAAAACCCTGTGCCACTTGGTTGGGCAGTGGTGTTTTTCTTAGCTATAGTATGGTGTATTTGGTATTTTCTTTGGGGATATCCATTAAATAGTTATTCTCAAATTGGTGAGTATAATAAAGAAGTTCAAGCTCATAATGAAAAATTTGCACAAAAATTTGCAAACTTAAGTGCTGAGGATAAACAAGAAATGGGTAAAAATATTTTCCTAGTGCAATGTTCTTCATGTCATGGAATTACAGGTGATGGTATTAATGGAAAAGCACAAAATCTTAATATATGGGGATCTGAAGAAGGACTTATAGAAGTTATCACAAAAGGTTCTAAAGGTTTAAATTATCCAATGGGTGAAATGCTAGGTGCTGCAGACAATGGTATAGATGAAGCTGATATTCCAGCGATTGCTGCATATGTTGCTTCTGAAATTTCAGCAATTAAAAAAACACAAAATCCACAGCTTGTAGCTAAAGGTAAAGAACTTTTTGCAACTTGTGCGGTTTGTCATGGCGAAGATGGCAAAGGTAGTTTAGATGGTCAATTGGTAGCTCCTGATCTTACAAAATACGGCAGTGCTGATTTTGTGGTTGATGTATTAAATCGTGGTAAAACAGGAAGTATAGGTGTAATGCCACATTTTAATAATGGCTTGTTAAATGAACTTCAAAAAGAAGCAGTTGGCGAATATACAATTTCTCTTTCAAGGGGTGAGTAA
- a CDS encoding DUF4006 family protein, giving the protein MENSNRCVFSLSGVSGMLIATVLLLSILVGLTIWGLKTQQDVMQKPYKIENAEQIKMFDSKRDEHIIIKE; this is encoded by the coding sequence ATGGAAAATTCAAATAGATGTGTATTTTCACTTTCGGGTGTAAGTGGGATGCTAATAGCAACTGTGTTATTGTTATCTATTTTAGTAGGGCTTACTATTTGGGGTTTAAAAACTCAACAAGATGTTATGCAAAAGCCTTATAAAATAGAAAATGCAGAGCAAATTAAAATGTTTGACTCTAAAAGAGATGAGCATATTATTATAAAGGAATAA
- a CDS encoding FixH family protein gives MENKKTFWPYGILISLGLIVIACIVTIFIASKAPVYEDNFYFDTYQNVETNFNEIQKKQQQFDANFKLSIMDKESFMHKKNKVYYIDLGKNEIKIALENLKAYDLNKLQIQALLSRPHTNENDEKLQAKVQANNLVFDFDVKEKGVWQLLLKITQDENSVGFFKFFLQTK, from the coding sequence ATGGAAAATAAAAAAACTTTTTGGCCTTATGGTATTTTGATTTCTTTAGGACTTATTGTAATTGCTTGCATTGTTACGATTTTTATTGCAAGCAAGGCCCCAGTATATGAGGATAATTTTTATTTTGATACTTATCAAAATGTTGAAACTAATTTTAATGAAATTCAAAAAAAACAACAGCAATTTGATGCTAATTTTAAATTAAGCATTATGGATAAAGAAAGCTTTATGCATAAAAAAAATAAAGTTTATTATATTGATTTAGGAAAAAATGAAATAAAAATCGCACTTGAAAATTTAAAAGCTTATGATTTAAACAAACTTCAAATTCAAGCTTTACTTTCACGCCCCCATACAAATGAAAATGATGAAAAATTACAAGCAAAAGTCCAAGCTAATAATTTAGTTTTTGATTTTGATGTTAAAGAAAAAGGGGTTTGGCAGTTGCTTTTAAAAATCACACAAGATGAAAATAGTGTTGGTTTTTTTAAATTCTTTTTGCAAACTAAATAA